The Triticum dicoccoides isolate Atlit2015 ecotype Zavitan unplaced genomic scaffold, WEW_v2.0 scaffold201421, whole genome shotgun sequence genome contains a region encoding:
- the LOC119345052 gene encoding expansin-A24-like, producing MAPARVVAVMLLAVGSVLLSVAADTATVPSPEPFIWQKAHATFYGGADASDTMGGVCGYGNLFSEGYGTRTAALSTVLFNDGAACGQCYKIACDRKRADPLFCKPGVTVTVTATNFCPPNDALPNDDGGWCNTPRPHFDMAQPAWEKIGVYKGGIIPVMYQRVPCVKRGGVRFKINGHDYFNLVLVSNVAAAGSIKSMDVKSSDSDDWMPMARNWGANWHSLVNLTGKMLSFRLTNTDGHTIVFNDVVPKGWTFGQSFVSKLQF from the exons ATGGCTCCAGCTCGAGTTGTCGCCGTAATGCTGCTGGCGGTTGGCAGTGTGCTGCTGTCTGTGGCTGCGGACACCGCAACTGTGCCATCCCCAGAACCGTTCATCTGGCAGAAGGCGCATGCGACATTCTACGGTGGCGCTGACGCCTCCGACACAATGG GTGGTGTGTGCGGGTATGGCAACCTCTTCTCCGAAGGATACGGGACACGCACGGCCGCTTTGAGCACCGTGTTGTTTAATGATGGCGCCGCGTGCGGGCAGTGTTACAAGATTGCATGCGACCGCAAGCGTGCAGACCCGTTGTTTTGCAAGCCCGGCGTTACGGTCACCGTCACTGCCACAAACTTCTGTCCGCCCAACGACGCCCTCCCCAATGATGATGGCGGCTGGTGCAACACGCCAAGGCCGCACTTTGATATGGCCCAACCAGCCTGGGAGAAGATCGGTGTTTATAAAGGTGGCATCATCCCTGTCATGTACCAAAG AGTTCCGTGCGTGAAGCGGGGTGGTGTGAGGTTCAAAATCAATGGTCACGATTACTTCAATCTTGTGCTTGTGAGCAATGTTGCTGCAGCAGGATCGATCAAGTCCATGGATGTCAAGAGCTCTGATTCTGATGACTGGATGCCTATGGCACGCAATTGGGGCGCTAACTGGCACTCGTTGGTGAACCTGACTGGAAAGATGCTCTCTTTCAGACTAACAAACACTGATGGACACACTATTGTGTTTAACGACGTTGTGCCAAAGGGGTGGACCTTCGGGCAATCCTTTGTTAGCAAATTGCAATTCTAG